In Poecile atricapillus isolate bPoeAtr1 chromosome 16, bPoeAtr1.hap1, whole genome shotgun sequence, the DNA window GGACAGTGCTGGACAATGCTTGACCCACACCAGGGCCACCACAGGGGTGGTCACCCTCACAGTGCCAACACCAGGGGACTCTGCCCCTCCTGCAGGCTGGGCTTAGACAACTGTTGTCTCTTTCTCAGTCATGGAGGAGATCTTGGAGAAGCTCCTGTGCACGATGCTGGAGTGTCCTGTCTCCTCACTGAGGGCGTTCACCAGCCTGGAAAGGAGGGTCACCTTGAACTTCTTGAAGTCCTGGCCCATGAAGACGTAGAGCACGGGGTTCATGCAGCTGTTGGAGGCCGCCAGAGCCGTGGTGAGCGGGATGAAGATCTCAAACACGGACCAGGGGACTGCGTTGGGCACCGTCTCCAGCAGGTTCAGCAGGTGGTAGGGACTCCAACAGAGGAAGAAGGTGACAATGATGGTGACGATGATCTTGAAGGGCTTCTTGGACTTGGCCAGGCGGTTCCGGCGCAGGTTGAAGACGATGGCGATGTAGCAGaaggtgatgatggtgatggggAGGATGTACCCAGCCAGGAACCTGGTGATGTTCACCGTGCGGTGCCTCATCAGCGCCAGCCCTTCGTAGGATTTATTCCTGGACAGGGAGAAGTTGCTGAAACAAATCACGGAGTTGCGGGTCTGCGCCGTGTCCCGGAAGACGAGCGAGGGGCAGCTCATGACGATGCCCAGGGTCCAGATGATCACACAAACCCCGTAGGCCAGGTTGGTGGAGCGGTGGTTCTGGGACCACACCGGGAACACCACGG includes these proteins:
- the CMKLR1 gene encoding chemerin-like receptor 1 isoform X4; protein product: MALPNLSDYLDSLNNYSDYPDYTYEDAGTVWADPAHDPKDITRILSVIIYSVSCVLGILGNGLVIAIITLKMKKSVNAVWFLNLAVADFLFNIFLPINIAYTAMSYHWIFGTVMCKLNSFLLILNMYTSVLLLTTISFDRYVSVVFPVWSQNHRSTNLAYGVCVIIWTLGIVMSCPSLVFRDTAQTRNSVICFSNFSLSRNKSYEGLALMRHRTVNITRFLAGYILPITIITFCYIAIVFNLRRNRLAKSKKPFKIIVTIIVTFFLCWSPYHLLNLLETVPNAVPWSVFEIFIPLTTALAASNSCMNPVLYVFMGQDFKKFKVTLLSRLVNALSEETGHSSIVHRSFSKISSMTEKETTVV
- the CMKLR1 gene encoding chemerin-like receptor 1 isoform X3, coding for MGSRMGPLKSPSRIRVPAKLCSMECREKSPAADPSIPDPRDPRARTARLPFTPTMALPNLSDYLDSLNNYSDYPDYTYEDAGTVWADPAHDPKDITRILSVIIYSVSCVLGILGNGLVIAIITLKMKKSVNAVWFLNLAVADFLFNIFLPINIAYTAMSYHWIFGTVMCKLNSFLLILNMYTSVLLLTTISFDRYVSVVFPVWSQNHRSTNLAYGVCVIIWTLGIVMSCPSLVFRDTAQTRNSVICFSNFSLSRNKSYEGLALMRHRTVNITRFLAGYILPITIITFCYIAIVFNLRRNRLAKSKKPFKIIVTIIVTFFLCWSPYHLLNLLETVPNAVPWSVFEIFIPLTTALAASNSCMNPVLYVFMGQDFKKFKVTLLSRLVNALSEETGHSSIVHRSFSKISSMTEKETTVV